GTTTCAATTCAGGACTTCAGGCAATAAAGTAAACGGGTGGTGGTTTCTCTCTATCAGTCCCTCATCAGCTTCACACCGATGAACAATCCTTGACGGTGAACTTAATACAAACTGATGCATGTACGCAAATCATATCTTTTAGCATCTCACACATTCTATCACTAATTGAAGGCCACAATTGGCGCTTTCGATCATTTAGTGGTTGCTATCCATAATGGTTTGTCAATTCTGTTGTGTGCGTGATCCAGTACATCTGGCTGTCAAACCCTCATGTAAAATTGCGATGACATTGAAAGGAACCACCACTATGACAGCAATACTTTATTAGTGATGTCTTCGTCTATAGTACAAATTAATATTTTGAAGGTTTGCTATGTGCCAATTTCGTTCTTCTTTATGAATCTCAAAATCATTCTTTTTGTGATGTTTTTATTTCAAGTGGAGAGTCTCAACAacaaaaaatttctgttttttcacATGCAGACCACTGAAAGATAGTACTGCTGtactctactccctccgttcctaaatacttgtctttctatacatttcaacaagtgactacatacggagtaaaatgagtgaatctacactctaaaatatgtctacatacatcctatgtgatagtcatttgaaatgcctagaaagacaagtatttaggaacggagggagtagatgctagaggagtccataaaaattctctgtagcCCAAGAAAGCATTGATGTCAATGCCCATGGACACATTCATATGTTTTCCCCTTGATCTCAGAGTGGAAAATGGAGGTAGAGATAAATCGACTCTAGCTCTTGGTAGTTCTTTAACCATTTCAGATTGGAGCGTGTGTTGATTAGATCTAATTAACGTTTTTTTTTGCACGGATCTACAGGAATAAAGAGAGGGATTCAAAATGTACGAGCTGCAAAGGAGAGAAAGAGGGGAATTACCTTCAGTAGGGGCGCCGTTAGGGGCTCCGCCGGGCAGTTTCACTGCAGGACAACAAAAATAAAGTCATACCAACAGCGCATGTGCGTGCGTGCCCCTCCATGAACACCCGAGGACAGATCACAAATCGACACGGGGAAAAGAAAATGAGAACAAGATGGGAAGATGGCTCACGGCTGCAGTTGCTGAGGGCGGCCGGGTTGCCGCCGCATGCGGCGGGGAGGCCCTTGGCGCGGGTGAGGTTCATGGGGATGCCGTAGTCCTTGCCGAAGGCGTCGCAGAGGCAGGCGACGCTGGCGGGGCTGGCGAGCGCGGCCTTGACGCCGGCGCAGCACTCCTTGGGCGGCTTGCCCTGCGCGGCCCCTGGCGAGATGTAGGGGAGGCAGCCGGTGAGGCCCGTCAGCGCGGAGCCGCAGtcccccgccggcgccgccggccccgccgccggcgcctgcGACGCCGCGCCGGACGCCAGCGCGAGGACGACGGCCAGGAGAGCCACGACGGCGTGGGTGGGGCGCGCCATGGCGGGTGCTCGTGCTTGAGTGCGGGGGCGGCGTGGGGGACGGGGAGTGGAAGCGCGGTGTGGTGGTGGACTGGACTGGTGGGCTGTGGGCGGCTGGTCTGGCTTTAAAGGTGGCGGCTTCTCGGCGCGGCCAGCGAGTACAGTAGGGTTTCCtcctgtggtggtggtggtggtggtgactaTCGTTATCTACCGGGCGCACCGGAAAGCGGTTGGTTGGCCGAGTGCTCGGCGGTTGGCGCGGGAGCGCGCGACTGGACTGCCACGTTGGGAACCGCCTTTTCTGCGTCCTTGGAAACGGTAAACATCATGGCATATACTCACTCCTTTNNNNNNNNNNNNNNNNNNNNNNNNNNNNNNNNNNNNNNNNNNNNNNNNNNNNNNNNNNNNNNNNNNNNNNNNNNNNNNNNNNNNNNNNNNNNNNNNNNNNNNNNNNNNNNNNNNNNNNNNNNNNNNNNNNNNNNNNNNNNNNNNNNNNNNNNNNNNNNNNNNNNNNNNNNNNNNNNNNNNNNNNNNNNNNN
This region of Triticum aestivum cultivar Chinese Spring chromosome 2D, IWGSC CS RefSeq v2.1, whole genome shotgun sequence genomic DNA includes:
- the LOC123052024 gene encoding non-specific lipid transfer protein-like 1, coding for MARPTHAVVALLAVVLALASGAASQAPAAGPAAPAGDCGSALTGLTGCLPYISPGAAQGKPPKECCAGVKAALASPASVACLCDAFGKDYGIPMNLTRAKGLPAACGGNPAALSNCSLKLPGGAPNGAPTEAPTPTSGSTPATVSPSPAKSAATRSPVTAATLLLAAVLAPLLSYYYL